The following coding sequences are from one Candidatus Bathyarchaeota archaeon window:
- the hypA gene encoding hydrogenase nickel incorporation protein HypA has translation MHEWALAEGVISTALRVAIEEGLEEITEIVVMVGELQQVDRDAFLFALEQLRTQAMRRARFTIEPIPARLRCRVCGEEWFFKREALDVDEAEAVHFLPEMAHVFIKCPICGSPDFEISEGRGVWLASVRGVRMVG, from the coding sequence ATGCACGAGTGGGCTCTTGCTGAGGGAGTTATCTCAACCGCATTAAGGGTGGCAATTGAGGAGGGCTTGGAGGAGATCACCGAGATAGTCGTGATGGTGGGAGAACTCCAACAGGTCGACCGAGACGCCTTTCTCTTCGCCCTCGAGCAGCTGAGGACCCAGGCTATGAGGAGAGCTAGGTTCACAATCGAGCCTATTCCCGCTAGGCTCAGGTGTAGGGTCTGCGGTGAGGAGTGGTTCTTCAAACGAGAGGCCTTAGATGTTGATGAGGCGGAGGCCGTCCACTTCCTGCCTGAGATGGCCCATGTGTTTATCAAATGCCCCATATGTGGGAGCCCAGACTTCGAGATATCTGAAGGGAGGGGCGTCTGGCTGGCATCTGTAAGGGGCGTGAGGATGGTTGGTTGA
- a CDS encoding DUF1893 domain-containing protein, translated as MSWFVEELERRKLSVLIYGGGEAIYSSSEKGVIPLLKAIDLLGLEGLRGSIVADKVIGKAAALLIMYFKASEAHAALISSSAKELFLKRGLKHSYRRETPNILNRDGSDICPFEKLVANIAEPEEAYRRIREKASQPY; from the coding sequence TTGAGCTGGTTTGTCGAGGAGCTTGAGAGGAGGAAGCTGAGCGTATTGATATATGGAGGCGGGGAGGCCATCTACTCCAGCTCCGAGAAGGGGGTGATACCCCTCCTCAAGGCCATCGACCTCCTCGGCCTAGAGGGGCTTAGGGGAAGCATCGTGGCAGACAAGGTTATCGGGAAGGCTGCCGCCTTACTGATAATGTACTTTAAGGCCTCGGAGGCCCACGCTGCCCTAATCAGCTCCTCGGCGAAGGAGTTATTCCTGAAAAGAGGCTTGAAGCACTCCTATCGAAGAGAGACCCCAAACATATTGAACCGCGATGGCTCGGATATATGCCCATTCGAGAAGCTTGTTGCCAACATCGCCGAACCCGAAGAAGCCTACAGGAGAATTAGGGAAAAGGCCTCCCAGCCTTATTAG
- a CDS encoding P-loop NTPase, whose translation MVDPRLEVIGRRLSKVDRVLAVASGKGGVGKSVISSTLALALSGMGRRVGLLDLDLTGPSTHLILGVDGLRPIEDKGIIPPRVHGLSYMSVVLFSPEEPIPLRGVDISNAIVELLAITRWKDLDYLIVDMPPGIGDEVLDVIRLMDSSYFLLVSTPSPLAQETVRKLLLLLLELKAPILGVVENMAMETTEGVKRSLEELGVTYLGAIGYDPELDEALGHMDKLMRTKFAMDVVKLAEEVERRIHQKIRS comes from the coding sequence TTGGTTGATCCACGCCTAGAGGTCATAGGCCGCCGCCTCTCGAAGGTGGATAGGGTTCTAGCCGTCGCGAGCGGAAAAGGAGGGGTTGGTAAGAGCGTTATATCCTCAACCCTAGCCTTAGCCCTTAGTGGGATGGGCCGCAGGGTAGGCCTCCTAGACCTTGACCTGACCGGACCCTCAACACACCTAATCCTAGGAGTCGACGGCCTTCGACCTATAGAGGATAAGGGGATCATACCACCCAGGGTTCACGGCCTGAGCTACATGTCCGTAGTCCTCTTCTCCCCAGAGGAGCCTATCCCCCTCAGAGGCGTGGATATCTCAAACGCTATTGTCGAACTCCTAGCCATAACGAGGTGGAAGGATCTCGACTACTTAATTGTAGATATGCCTCCAGGCATCGGGGATGAGGTCCTAGATGTGATCAGACTGATGGATAGTTCCTACTTCCTCTTAGTCTCGACGCCATCCCCCCTCGCCCAAGAGACTGTGAGGAAGCTCCTACTCCTCCTCCTAGAACTCAAGGCCCCGATATTAGGAGTAGTCGAGAACATGGCAATGGAGACGACCGAGGGGGTTAAGAGGAGCCTTGAGGAGCTTGGGGTTACATACCTCGGAGCCATCGGGTATGATCCTGAACTCGATGAGGCTTTGGGGCACATGGACAAGTTGATGAGAACTAAGTTTGCGATGGATGTAGTGAAGCTCGCCGAGGAGGTTGAAAGAAGGATCCATCAAAAGATTAGGTCATAG
- a CDS encoding 4Fe-4S binding protein, which produces MKIDEDECVKCRQCMVYCPVEAIKESEGVVYVDQELCVECSVCLKSGACRSGALYQPQLLWPRILRAQFSDPLVPHPSTGILGRGTSEMKTNEVTGRFKEGEVGFAVEMGRPGISTSFADVEKVTMALAGRVEFEPLNPVTSLIDPKTGRLKDQEVRGERVLSAIIEFKTSEDRGLEILRILKEVSGGLETVFSLCVISRCRDFEIPFMKRMIEGGFQPRINGKTNVGLGRPLA; this is translated from the coding sequence ATGAAGATCGATGAGGATGAGTGTGTCAAATGTCGGCAGTGCATGGTCTACTGCCCGGTGGAAGCCATCAAGGAGTCAGAGGGCGTTGTATATGTGGATCAAGAACTCTGCGTAGAGTGCAGTGTTTGCCTGAAAAGTGGAGCCTGCCGAAGTGGGGCTCTCTACCAACCCCAACTGCTGTGGCCCAGGATCCTCAGGGCCCAGTTCAGTGATCCACTTGTTCCCCACCCATCTACGGGCATATTGGGAAGAGGAACCTCGGAGATGAAGACCAACGAAGTGACTGGAAGATTTAAGGAGGGGGAGGTTGGCTTCGCCGTTGAAATGGGAAGGCCTGGGATCTCAACAAGCTTCGCAGATGTGGAGAAGGTCACCATGGCCCTTGCGGGGAGAGTGGAGTTCGAGCCACTGAACCCGGTCACCTCATTGATTGATCCTAAAACAGGCAGACTAAAGGATCAGGAGGTCAGGGGGGAGAGGGTCCTCTCAGCCATAATAGAGTTCAAGACCTCGGAGGATAGGGGATTAGAGATCCTTAGAATCCTTAAGGAGGTCTCAGGAGGTCTGGAGACGGTCTTCAGCCTCTGCGTGATAAGCCGTTGTAGGGACTTCGAGATCCCGTTCATGAAGAGGATGATTGAGGGGGGCTTCCAGCCTAGGATAAATGGGAAGACCAATGTTGGGTTAGGGAGGCCTCTGGCATGA
- a CDS encoding SCP2 sterol-binding domain-containing protein gives MKFLGLDYWKQVESVANGDQEFGIRAKGLTASFTFRVTDKDDLPPIYVRFEDGRVTEVRNLSPCEATDFSLEGPYEVWVKVNKGEIDAANAIMTQQLRFKGSTSRIIRYGKAFMRLFNLMQKVPVEY, from the coding sequence ATGAAGTTTTTAGGATTGGATTATTGGAAGCAGGTTGAGAGCGTTGCTAATGGGGATCAGGAGTTCGGAATAAGGGCTAAGGGTCTGACGGCCTCCTTCACCTTCAGGGTCACCGATAAGGATGATCTCCCACCCATATATGTGAGGTTTGAAGATGGTAGGGTGACAGAGGTCAGGAACCTCTCTCCATGTGAAGCCACGGACTTCTCCCTGGAGGGACCTTATGAGGTATGGGTTAAAGTCAACAAGGGGGAGATAGACGCTGCAAACGCCATCATGACCCAGCAACTTAGGTTCAAGGGAAGCACCAGCAGGATCATAAGATATGGCAAGGCTTTCATGAGGCTCTTCAACCTCATGCAGAAGGTTCCAGTAGAATATTAA
- a CDS encoding 4Fe-4S binding protein, translated as MVYVVKELCVACGKCALYCPVEAITVGEYAFVDQEKCVECGTCIRAECPVDALRQPDLKPPRLLRKLFSDPLATFKETEVPGRGTEEMKTNDVTNNVKLGEAGWGVELGRPGVSTKFTDVEKVAMALAKHGVEFLDLNPVTMLIDKKTGMFTEKNPWRISPDEIRALRTLSAIIEFKTPKEKVPEIIKTLMEVSKEVETVFSVGLISRWKDGEPELLPLVRGIPGIRVYPNGKHNMGLGRPA; from the coding sequence ATGGTATATGTTGTTAAGGAGCTATGTGTGGCCTGTGGAAAATGTGCTCTCTACTGCCCCGTGGAGGCCATAACCGTCGGCGAATACGCCTTCGTGGACCAAGAAAAGTGCGTCGAGTGCGGGACCTGTATTAGGGCTGAGTGCCCCGTGGACGCCCTGAGGCAGCCTGACCTGAAGCCCCCTAGGCTTTTGAGGAAGCTCTTCAGTGACCCCCTCGCCACCTTTAAGGAGACCGAGGTTCCAGGGAGGGGGACTGAGGAGATGAAGACTAACGATGTCACCAATAACGTGAAGCTTGGGGAGGCTGGATGGGGTGTGGAGCTGGGGAGGCCTGGGGTCTCGACCAAGTTCACGGATGTGGAGAAGGTCGCCATGGCCCTAGCTAAGCATGGGGTCGAGTTCCTAGACTTGAACCCGGTCACTATGCTGATAGACAAGAAGACCGGTATGTTCACGGAGAAGAACCCCTGGCGAATATCTCCAGACGAGATAAGGGCTTTGAGGACCCTCTCAGCCATAATAGAGTTCAAAACCCCCAAGGAGAAGGTTCCGGAGATAATTAAAACCCTGATGGAGGTCTCGAAGGAGGTGGAAACCGTCTTCTCAGTGGGTCTAATCTCAAGGTGGAAGGATGGGGAGCCGGAGCTACTACCCCTCGTGAGGGGGATCCCGGGGATAAGGGTCTACCCAAACGGGAAGCATAACATGGGCTTGGGGCGCCCAGCGTGA
- a CDS encoding dipeptidase, whose protein sequence is MKMVDEEYVMELHRSSIVVDTHCDTLKCLSPIFTRLRDYWFVDRSSLGLGGRADVGHVDIPRLKEGGVDCQIFAISSARERLPPHALRTALEMLDIFYSECERNMESLVPATTYQGIVEAVKDGKIAAILSIEGADVIEGSLEVLRCFYRLGVRMVGLVHSLRNPLADGVSDSRTGGGLSELGVEVVEELERLGVLIDISHLSEAGFWDLINITRRPIVASHSNCRALCDHPRNLTDEQIRALAERRGVVGLSFVPQFIHMENASVQSLVDHIDHIVDIVGPRYVGLGSDFDGMPKTPKGLEDASKIPNITRELIRREYPEEEIRMILGENHLRVFREVVG, encoded by the coding sequence ATGAAAATGGTTGATGAAGAATATGTGATGGAGCTTCATAGAAGCTCCATAGTTGTCGATACCCATTGTGATACCTTGAAGTGTCTGAGTCCCATCTTCACCCGCTTGAGGGACTACTGGTTTGTGGACCGTTCCAGTCTCGGGCTGGGAGGCAGGGCTGATGTGGGGCACGTTGATATTCCTAGGCTTAAGGAGGGAGGAGTCGACTGCCAGATATTCGCCATCTCCTCAGCCCGCGAACGCCTTCCTCCCCACGCTTTAAGAACGGCCTTGGAGATGCTCGATATATTCTACTCAGAGTGCGAGAGGAACATGGAGTCTCTAGTTCCAGCGACGACATACCAAGGCATCGTGGAGGCTGTGAAGGATGGTAAGATCGCCGCCATCCTATCCATCGAGGGGGCCGACGTGATAGAGGGGAGCCTTGAAGTTCTTAGATGCTTTTACCGCCTTGGTGTGAGGATGGTGGGGCTAGTCCATTCCTTAAGGAACCCCCTGGCCGATGGGGTTTCGGACTCAAGGACTGGCGGGGGCCTCTCCGAACTCGGAGTTGAGGTGGTTGAGGAGCTTGAAAGACTCGGGGTTCTCATAGACATCTCCCACCTAAGCGAGGCTGGTTTCTGGGATCTCATCAATATAACCAGAAGGCCCATAGTGGCCTCCCACTCCAACTGCAGGGCCCTATGTGACCATCCTAGGAACCTTACAGATGAGCAGATTAGGGCCCTGGCGGAGAGGAGGGGAGTGGTGGGATTGAGCTTCGTCCCCCAGTTTATACATATGGAAAATGCATCGGTCCAGAGCCTAGTAGACCATATAGATCACATCGTGGATATTGTGGGTCCAAGATATGTGGGTCTAGGCTCAGACTTCGATGGGATGCCAAAAACCCCCAAGGGGCTGGAGGATGCATCGAAGATCCCCAACATCACGAGGGAACTCATCCGAAGAGAGTACCCCGAGGAGGAGATCCGAATGATTCTAGGGGAGAACCATTTAAGGGTCTTCAGGGAAGTGGTTGGCTAA
- a CDS encoding M20 family metallopeptidase: MAKMRPIFPCAEERGGSRRVVQRCIDEHAGEMIQFLQRMIRARSVNRALHGGFWLGTEANAAEVIIPELKSIGFEVKVFELEEGRPNIVARLRGKKGRPRLLINSHLDTVPVDDIDLPKWRFNPFSAELADGHIWGRGACDHKSMGAAIIWAAKAIRASKIELEGDLIVVQDSDEEAGGFKGFNYLADRHREEVEADYAIYAVNTQVTHENRENFPSFSSDNIWVRTMATKTFRIKIWEGPPHPENLINPKIADRLSELCIVFIRRLSELAEGIASRSDPLLDSDILTLNGVEFHRRKAWSTIPGWCEITITCRYSPEHTDPSEEILRSVKEFRGSENVRCEVEAVAYRPGMSMPEDSDVVEAIKRAAIEVRGLEPKVTGTPIGISWGFTNLVNSLGIPTACFGYGCVDRHHSINERISIEDLKDTAKVFALVYMDLLKAL; encoded by the coding sequence TTGGCTAAAATGAGACCCATATTCCCTTGCGCCGAAGAGAGGGGCGGATCGAGGAGAGTAGTTCAAAGATGTATTGACGAGCATGCAGGCGAGATGATTCAATTCCTCCAGAGGATGATCAGGGCTAGGAGCGTCAACCGGGCTCTACACGGTGGCTTCTGGCTGGGAACAGAAGCGAACGCTGCCGAGGTTATCATACCCGAGCTCAAGTCCATTGGTTTCGAGGTCAAGGTCTTCGAGTTGGAGGAGGGGAGACCGAACATAGTCGCAAGGCTTAGGGGGAAGAAAGGAAGGCCCAGGCTTCTCATAAACTCACACCTAGATACCGTCCCCGTCGACGACATCGACCTACCTAAGTGGAGGTTCAACCCCTTCTCAGCTGAGCTGGCAGACGGCCATATCTGGGGGAGAGGGGCATGCGACCATAAATCCATGGGAGCAGCCATCATCTGGGCTGCCAAGGCCATTAGAGCCTCTAAAATAGAGCTCGAAGGGGACCTTATCGTCGTCCAAGACTCGGACGAGGAGGCGGGAGGCTTCAAGGGCTTCAACTACCTAGCTGATAGGCACCGGGAGGAGGTGGAAGCTGACTATGCTATATACGCAGTTAACACTCAAGTGACGCATGAAAATAGGGAGAACTTTCCATCCTTCAGTTCCGACAACATATGGGTAAGGACCATGGCGACTAAGACCTTTAGGATAAAAATCTGGGAGGGGCCTCCTCATCCAGAGAACCTGATCAACCCAAAGATCGCCGATAGGCTAAGTGAATTATGCATAGTTTTCATTCGGAGACTTTCGGAGCTGGCCGAGGGGATAGCTTCACGCTCTGATCCACTATTAGACAGCGACATCCTGACGCTGAACGGAGTGGAATTCCATAGGAGAAAGGCTTGGAGCACAATCCCAGGGTGGTGCGAGATCACTATTACATGTAGATACTCCCCTGAACATACTGATCCATCAGAGGAGATCTTGAGATCTGTTAAGGAGTTCAGGGGCTCTGAGAACGTAAGGTGCGAGGTTGAGGCTGTAGCATATAGGCCAGGGATGTCTATGCCCGAGGATTCCGATGTAGTTGAGGCAATTAAGAGGGCCGCTATCGAGGTGAGGGGATTGGAGCCAAAGGTAACGGGGACTCCAATAGGTATATCTTGGGGGTTCACAAACCTGGTCAATAGCTTGGGGATCCCCACCGCCTGCTTCGGCTACGGCTGTGTTGATCGGCACCACAGCATAAACGAGAGGATTTCAATAGAGGATTTGAAGGATACAGCTAAGGTTTTCGCCCTCGTTTACATGGACCTCTTGAAGGCCCTATAA